Proteins encoded in a region of the Coffea eugenioides isolate CCC68of chromosome 4, Ceug_1.0, whole genome shotgun sequence genome:
- the LOC113767673 gene encoding disease resistance protein RPP8-like, with translation MADPALSFVIERTGDLLIQKIVFLEGVRRQVERLQKDLVRMRCFLKDADQRQDKDARIRNWVSEIRAAAYDAEDIIEIFASKVEFFTKDKGLVTKLKYYPLKIVNLYKIGKEIESLRMRLKEIADCREEYGIKNLGEEMTTHGEELQRLRRSFPFSEDKDIVGFEEITKSLVAELLKEDRNRRVVSIVSMGGAGKTTLAKKVYNHAHVRERFNCCAWVCVSSSCDHKKTLRAIIKQLNEMSNEQLEKMEEEDLEGRLHQDLQDKCYLVVLDDVWKQEAWDCLARAFPDVGTSSRLLLTSPDRDVAQHADAYSHPYELKTLGLEDSWQLFLRKALGHGDNAGCPPDLEEVGREITRRCDGLPLAITVIGGLLLAKKKLRSEWEKILNNFSTYLSRSQSGVSAILELSYADLPANLKFCFLYLGLFPEDSGISVRKLIHMWVAEGIMQKRDTENLEETAAYDDVEELSSRNMVQVAEMTVDERIKSCRVHDLLREVAIRKAKDENFFQIHDTRDDEISAKSRYLAVHSLPWDKKYVGSSTPPLRSLLFFNVHDYRKNISLNFKSFKKLRILDLENVKMSYNLPEGIGEVRLLRYLGLRRTSIGRLPHSFCCLRNLQTLDIRNSYPVRVSNFIWKLESLRHLYACRMECDVPLKIDGLRNLQTLLGVNFDDIMHNNMITLTSLQKLGIWVGERSEIDKLCLHLSEVENLKTLHLYRNITTVWPSLAGLSKLHHVTELKLSGMFLRKLPPDFPPNLSRLSLKNTFLRNDPMPVLEKLGQLSFLKMKDAYRGPQHMVISRHGFHQLKFLELRYLRVDEIKVEEGALPQLQCLRIRECYSLEKLPEELKHISSLDALELVDMPEDFISGLDADMVSSVPNLRIF, from the coding sequence ATGGCTGACCCTGCTCTCTCTTTTGTTATTGAGAGAACTGGCGATCTGCTGATTCAAAAAATTGTTTTCCTGGAAGGCGTTCGACGACAAGTTGAGAGACTTCAAAAGGATCTGGTCCGGATGCGGTGTTTCCTGAAAGATGCTGATCAGAGGCAAGATAAAGATGCGAGGATCCGCAACTGGGTTTCTGAAATCAGAGCTGCGGCCTACGATGCGGAGGATATCATTGAGATCTTTGCCAGCAAAGTTGAGTTCTTCACAAAGGACAAGGGACTCGTCACCAAATTGAAGTATTATCCCTTGAAAATTGTGAACCTCTACAAGATAGGTAAAGAGATTGAATCCCTACGGATGAGGCTCAAGGAGATTGCTGATTGCCGCGAAGAGTATGGtataaaaaatcttggagaggAGATGACTACACATGGAGAAGAGCTGCAACGGCTCCGGCGATCCTTTCCTTTCAGCGAGGACAAGGATATAGTGGGCTTCGAGGAGATAACAAAATCCCTGGTGGCAGAACTTTTGAAAGAGGACAGAAACCGCCGTGTGGTTTCAATCGTCAGCATGGGAGGTGCTGGTAAGACAACTCTAGCAAAAAAGGTTTATAACCATGCTCATGTCAGGGAGAGATTCAACTGTTGTGCTTGGGTCTGCGTCTCTTCAAGCTGCGATCACAAAAAGACGCTGAGGGCAATCATAAAGCAATTGAATGAAATGAGTAATGAGCAACTTGAGAAGATGGAAGAGGAAGACTTGGAAGGAAGGCTCCATCAAGATCTACAAGATAAATGTTATCTTGTGGTGCTTGATGATGTATGGAAGCAAGAAGCGTGGGATTGTCTTGCTAGGGCCTTTCCTGATGTTGGCACATCAAGTAGATTGCTACTTACAAGTCCCGATCGGGATGTTGCCCAACACGCAGATGCTTATAGCCACCCATATGAGTTGAAAACTTTGGGGCTGGAAGACAGCTGGCAGTTGTTCCTCAGAAAGGCCTTAGGCCATGGGGATAATGCTGGGTGTCCTCCCGATTTGGAAGAAGTGGGCAGAGAGATTACCAGAAGATGTGATGGTCTGCCGCTGGCCATCACGGTTATAGGTGGCCTGCTGCTGGCAAAGAAAAAGTTGAGGAGTGAATGGGAGAAAATTCTCAACAATTTCAGCACATATTTATCAAGGAGCCAGAGTGGGGTATCAGCAATTCTGGAATTAAGTTATGCAGACCTTCCTGccaatctgaaattttgcttTTTGTATTTGGGTTTGTTTCCTGAAGACTCCGGGATTTCTGTGCGCAAGTTGATCCATATGTGGGTTGCAGAGGGAATAATGCAGAAAAGAGATACAGAAAATTTGGAGGAAACTGCAGCATATGATGATGTGGAAGAACTTTCTAGCAGAAATATGGTCCAGGTGGCTGAAATGACTGTTGATGAGAGGATTAAAAGCTGTAGAGTCCATGATTTATTGCGAGAGGTTGCAATCAGAAAGGCAAAGGACGAAAATTTTTTCCAGATCCATGACACCAGAGATGATGAAATATCAGCCAAATCCAGATACCTTGCTGTTCATAGTCTCCCTTGGGATAAAAAGTATGTTGGGTCTTCGACCCCTCCTCTCCGGTCTCTACTTTTTTTCAATGTCCACGATTACAGGAAAAACATTAGtcttaacttcaaaagtttcaaaaagcTTAGGATACTAGATCTTGAGAATGTTAAGATGTCGTATAATTTGCCAGAAGGAATTGGTGAAGTCAGGCTTCTAAGGTACCTCGGTTTAAGACGCACATCCATTGGAAGGCTCCCTCATTCCTTCTGTTGCTTACGAAACCTACAAACTCTTGACATACGGAACTCTTACCCAGTGAgagtttcaaatttcatttggaagcttgaaagtttaCGGCATCTATATGCGTGTCGTATGGAGTGCGATGTGCCTCTTAAGATTGATGGATTGAGGAATCTCCAGACTCTGTTAGGCGTAAACTTTGATGACATTATGCACAATAACATGATAACTTTGACAAGTCTTCAGAAACTGGGGATTTGGGTGGGTGAAAGGTCAGAGATTGACAAACTCTGCTTGCATTTATCTGAGGTTGAAAACCTAAAGACGTTACATCTTTATCGTAATATAACAACAGTGTGGCCATCTCTAGCTGGACTTTCTAAGCTCCATCATGTAACAGAGCTCAAGCTATCCGGGATGTTTTTGAGAAAGCTACCTCCTGATTTCCCTCCAAATCTCTCTCGCTTGTCTTTGAAAAACACATTCCTCAGGAATGACCCAATGCCAGTGCTAGAGAAGTTGGGACAGCTGTCGTTTCTCAAAATGAAAGATGCATATAGGGGACCACAGCATATGGTCATTTCTAGGCATGGGTTTCACCAATTGAAATTCCTTGAGCTCAGATACCTAAGAGTGGATGAAATAAAGGTGGAGGAAGGTGCATTGCCACAGCTCCAGTGCCTGAGAATTAGGGAGTGCTACAGTTTAGAAAAGTTGCCGGAAGAGCTGAAGCACATATCTAGTCTTGATGCGCTTGAGCTTGTGGACATGCCAGAAGATTTCATCAGTGGGCTTGATGCGGACATGGTATCCAGCGTCCCTAACCTCAGAATATTTTGA